A part of Emcibacter nanhaiensis genomic DNA contains:
- the tuf gene encoding elongation factor Tu, whose product MSKEKFERTKPHCNIGTIGHVDHGKTTLTAAITKVLADAGHGKAVDFANIDKAPEERERGITISTAHVEYETDKRHYAHVDCPGHADYVKNMITGAAQMDGAILVVNAADGPMPQTREHILLARQVGVPALVVFLNKVDQVDDEELLELVEMEVRELLNEYEFPGDDIPIIAGSALAALEGRDDAIGKDKILELMDAVDEYIPQPDRPKDQPFLMPIEDVFSISGRGTVVTGRVERGIINVGEEVEIVGIKDTTKTTVTGVEMFRKLLDSGEAGDNIGALLRGVGREEVERGQVLAKPGTITPHTKFKAEAYILTKEEGGRHTPFFTNYRPQFYFRTTDVTGIVHLPEGTEMVMPGDNVTVDVELIAPIAMDEGLRFAIREGGRTVGAGVVASIIE is encoded by the coding sequence ATGTCAAAAGAAAAGTTTGAACGCACGAAGCCGCACTGCAATATTGGGACTATTGGTCACGTTGACCATGGTAAGACCACACTGACTGCGGCGATCACAAAAGTACTTGCCGATGCCGGTCACGGCAAAGCGGTTGATTTTGCGAACATCGACAAGGCTCCTGAGGAGCGCGAGCGCGGTATTACGATTTCCACGGCCCACGTTGAGTATGAGACGGACAAGCGTCACTATGCTCACGTTGACTGCCCGGGTCATGCTGACTATGTGAAGAACATGATCACCGGTGCGGCGCAGATGGACGGCGCGATTCTTGTTGTGAACGCTGCTGACGGCCCGATGCCGCAGACCCGCGAGCACATTCTTCTGGCCCGTCAGGTTGGCGTTCCGGCCCTGGTTGTATTCCTGAACAAGGTTGACCAGGTTGACGACGAAGAGCTGCTTGAGCTGGTTGAGATGGAAGTTCGCGAACTTCTGAATGAATATGAATTCCCGGGTGACGATATTCCGATCATTGCCGGTTCTGCGCTTGCCGCCCTGGAAGGTCGTGACGACGCCATCGGCAAAGACAAGATCCTGGAACTGATGGACGCTGTTGACGAATATATCCCGCAGCCGGACCGTCCGAAGGACCAGCCGTTCCTGATGCCGATCGAGGACGTGTTCTCCATTTCCGGTCGTGGTACTGTTGTGACCGGCCGTGTTGAGCGCGGTATCATCAATGTGGGCGAGGAAGTTGAGATCGTGGGCATCAAAGACACCACGAAAACAACTGTTACCGGCGTTGAAATGTTCCGCAAGCTGCTGGATAGCGGTGAAGCCGGCGACAACATCGGTGCGCTGCTGCGTGGCGTTGGCCGTGAAGAGGTTGAGCGTGGCCAGGTTCTGGCCAAGCCGGGAACCATTACCCCGCACACCAAGTTCAAAGCCGAGGCTTACATCCTGACCAAGGAAGAGGGCGGTCGTCATACCCCGTTCTTCACCAACTACCGTCCGCAGTTCTACTTCCGTACCACTGACGTGACCGGTATTGTGCATCTTCCGGAAGGCACCGAGATGGTTATGCCGGGCGACAACGTGACCGTTGACGTCGAGCTGATCGCCCCGATCGCCATGGACGAAGGTCTGCGTTTCGCCATCCGTGAAGGCGGTCGTACCGTCGGCGCCGGCGTCGTAGCCTCAATTATCGAATA
- the rlmB gene encoding 23S rRNA (guanosine(2251)-2'-O)-methyltransferase RlmB has translation MSKKTNPRKSRHGSAGPKSPRRMKPAPERDKQIPAAGGGLWLFGRHPVMAALANRERQKHRLLVSRKNADQYREELAELLDGVPSPHPELVGAEEFEKLLPEGSLHQGIALKCSPLPGRHLDEACAIVEEAKNLILVLDQVTDPHNVGAIIRSAAAFGAKAIVTPDRNAPPESGTLAKSASGCLELIPWVRVTNLSRALDQLAEMGYWRLGLDGYAEQTVAEADFGNNIVLVLGAEGKGLRKGTRDHCDALVKLPISERVESLNVSNAAAVALYEFSRD, from the coding sequence ATGAGCAAAAAAACAAACCCTCGTAAAAGCCGCCATGGCAGTGCCGGACCCAAATCGCCGCGCCGGATGAAACCGGCTCCCGAGCGGGACAAACAGATACCGGCTGCCGGCGGCGGCCTGTGGCTGTTCGGCCGGCATCCCGTTATGGCAGCGCTGGCGAACCGGGAACGACAGAAGCACCGGCTGCTCGTCTCCCGCAAGAACGCCGATCAATATCGCGAGGAGCTTGCCGAGCTGCTGGATGGCGTACCGTCGCCACACCCCGAACTGGTGGGCGCGGAGGAGTTCGAGAAGCTCCTGCCCGAAGGCAGCCTGCATCAGGGGATCGCCCTCAAATGTTCTCCCCTGCCGGGTCGACATCTGGACGAGGCCTGCGCCATCGTTGAAGAAGCCAAGAACCTCATTCTGGTTCTCGACCAGGTCACTGACCCCCATAATGTGGGCGCCATTATCCGGTCGGCCGCGGCCTTCGGCGCCAAGGCCATTGTTACACCGGACCGCAACGCGCCGCCGGAATCGGGCACCTTGGCCAAGTCCGCCTCCGGATGCCTGGAACTGATCCCCTGGGTGCGGGTCACCAACCTGTCCCGCGCCCTCGACCAGCTGGCGGAGATGGGGTACTGGCGCCTCGGTCTTGACGGCTATGCGGAACAGACCGTGGCCGAAGCTGATTTCGGCAACAATATCGTGCTGGTGCTGGGGGCCGAAGGCAAGGGCCTGAGGAAAGGCACCAGGGACCATTGCGACGCCCTCGTCAAACTGCCGATCAGTGAGCGGGTTGAAAGCCTCAATGTCTCCAACGCCGCCGCCGTGGCGCTCTATGAGTTTTCACGCGACTGA
- a CDS encoding PAS domain-containing protein yields the protein MSNFIIDFTTDDLTSDYQNTILQYWHEIRGDRTMPARKDFNPLHVPDALGNLMLIDVKHTPRDYTIRLIGTNITELTGKDNTGQSASSFRDAAEVVSRFDWILENKQPYFSKDEFIWSSRDRRIYSALVLPFSENGEDVSIIFCCLHIYKDND from the coding sequence GTGAGTAATTTCATTATTGATTTTACGACTGATGATCTGACCAGCGACTATCAAAATACAATTTTGCAGTATTGGCACGAGATCAGAGGCGACAGGACAATGCCGGCGCGCAAGGATTTTAACCCCCTGCATGTGCCGGATGCGCTGGGCAATCTGATGCTGATCGATGTGAAACATACCCCCCGGGATTACACCATCAGACTCATCGGCACCAATATCACGGAACTGACCGGCAAGGACAATACCGGTCAATCCGCCTCAAGCTTCAGAGATGCCGCCGAGGTCGTTTCCCGATTTGATTGGATCCTCGAAAACAAGCAGCCCTATTTCAGCAAGGATGAGTTTATCTGGTCTTCACGGGACCGCCGAATTTATTCGGCCCTGGTCCTGCCCTTTTCCGAAAATGGCGAGGATGTCTCGATCATCTTTTGCTGCCTGCACATTTACAAAGATAACGACTAG
- a CDS encoding phospholipase A: MKETSMVPGNLCCRKLFLLCFSVLYLGAAPACATVEKLLIVPDHPVTGGRAIPLTLLVMNNSSADRQEHRIEQNIQVYLEYGLYSQVGQLQLSGQEQAGSLILDPGSFRKIEYFLLLPADIRPGPLKIIPAEGDGNSPFLMVGVAKTGQQEIQKAEDADQEPEGKSRGDREQDDKEDEYIVLGPKDIEDLQEEKGLYFDNLSPYEPSYFLLGGDSFNAKFQISFKYRLFGADRNEAPVNRSWIEGLHFSYTQLNFWDLAAASKPFADTNFKPEFFYLWEDVGDGFLSEDTRLDLQFGFLHESNGRGGEESRSINTLYVRPAVTFEFDNGYSLELEAGVHTYVGDLSDNPDIIDYRGHTNFVARFGKLDDFQIAAALRGNFQTGRGFLSLDFTYPLNKLFINHPDLYFQAQLVTGYGEKMLSYNREETRVRFGIGIAR; encoded by the coding sequence TTGAAGGAAACGTCAATGGTGCCCGGTAATCTTTGCTGCAGGAAGTTGTTTCTGCTGTGCTTTAGCGTCCTGTATCTTGGCGCGGCTCCGGCTTGTGCGACGGTCGAAAAACTGTTGATTGTCCCTGATCATCCGGTGACGGGCGGCCGGGCTATTCCCCTGACCCTGCTGGTGATGAACAACTCCTCCGCCGACAGGCAGGAACATCGGATCGAACAAAATATCCAGGTCTACCTCGAATATGGACTGTATAGCCAGGTCGGGCAGCTGCAGCTATCCGGCCAGGAACAGGCCGGCAGCCTGATCCTTGATCCGGGCAGTTTCAGAAAAATAGAATACTTCCTGCTGCTGCCGGCAGACATCAGGCCCGGGCCGTTGAAAATTATTCCGGCAGAAGGCGACGGCAACAGCCCCTTCCTTATGGTAGGAGTCGCAAAAACAGGACAGCAGGAAATACAAAAGGCGGAGGATGCTGACCAGGAGCCGGAGGGGAAATCCCGGGGCGATCGGGAACAGGACGACAAAGAGGACGAATATATCGTTCTCGGCCCGAAGGATATAGAGGACCTGCAGGAAGAGAAGGGGCTCTATTTCGACAATCTCTCCCCCTATGAACCATCCTATTTTCTGCTCGGCGGTGACAGTTTTAACGCGAAATTTCAGATCAGTTTCAAATACCGGCTGTTCGGAGCAGACCGAAATGAAGCGCCTGTCAACCGCTCCTGGATCGAAGGTCTCCATTTTTCCTATACTCAGTTGAACTTCTGGGATTTGGCAGCAGCCTCGAAACCGTTCGCAGACACCAATTTCAAACCGGAGTTTTTCTATCTCTGGGAAGATGTAGGCGACGGATTCCTGTCTGAAGATACCCGGCTGGATCTGCAATTCGGGTTTTTGCATGAATCAAACGGCCGGGGAGGAGAAGAATCCCGCAGCATAAACACGCTCTATGTGCGTCCGGCGGTGACGTTTGAGTTTGACAATGGTTACAGCCTGGAGCTGGAAGCCGGAGTTCACACCTATGTAGGGGATCTGTCGGACAATCCCGATATTATCGATTACAGGGGCCATACGAATTTTGTTGCCAGGTTCGGGAAGCTTGACGATTTCCAGATCGCCGCCGCCCTGAGGGGAAATTTCCAGACCGGGCGGGGATTCTTAAGCCTTGATTTTACCTATCCGCTGAACAAACTGTTTATCAATCATCCGGACCTGTATTTCCAGGCCCAGCTGGTCACCGGGTATGGAGAGAAAATGCTTTCCTATAACCGTGAGGAAACCCGGGTGCGGTTCGGCATTGGGATAGCTCGATAA
- a CDS encoding TraR/DksA family transcriptional regulator: MDIEIYRQKLLEMKKNLEELLAISEDGRATVELDQSKVGRLSRMNALQAQAMSKEVTRRRLQELRRIESALARMEEDEFGFCLTCGEEIEQERLALDPSVTQCQNCAR, from the coding sequence ATGGATATCGAGATCTACCGACAAAAACTTCTGGAAATGAAAAAAAACCTGGAAGAGCTTCTCGCCATCTCTGAAGACGGCCGGGCGACTGTTGAACTCGACCAAAGCAAAGTGGGGCGCCTGTCGCGGATGAACGCCCTGCAGGCCCAGGCCATGTCAAAGGAAGTTACACGTCGCCGGCTTCAGGAACTGCGCCGGATAGAATCCGCCCTTGCCCGCATGGAAGAGGATGAATTCGGCTTTTGCCTGACCTGTGGTGAGGAAATCGAACAGGAACGACTGGCACTGGATCCCTCAGTAACCCAGTGCCAGAATTGTGCAAGATAG
- a CDS encoding multicopper oxidase domain-containing protein: MKNISALIFTSAMLSWLPAKAEVVEYSIDIAEKTVNFTGKPVQALTVGGGIPGPTIEAREGDTLRVTFHNKMDVESSIHWHGVLLPNDQDGVPYLTTQPIAAHSSFTYEYPVIHSGTYWYHSHTGLQEQRGVYGPIVFHPKEEKYRVDHDLVMVLSDWTDENPNQVIRNLKRDGDYYAVKKDSVQSWDRVLAHGWQAVKNRLDGSWNRMGPMDISDVGYDLFLINGKPVSEHHIMPGEKIRLRVINAAASSYFNVEFAGGPMTVVAADGVDVKPFQVKRLRTAIAETWDMIVEIPDHGAYEFRATSEDGTGYASAYLGHGEKVVAPEAPAPDPYVMSHGDHGGMEHESMNHSQMEQKGMDHGAMGHGNMDHSQMDHSQMGHGSMMMSQPAEPVVPYMTDYSRLEGLEDTSLRNAGPLREVNLLLTGNMEDYVWSFDNKVLSAADQILIRKGERVRFVLKNETMMHHPIHLHGHFFRVLNGRGDRSPLKHTVNVPPMATVIIEFDANEEKDWFFHCHNLYHMKAGMARVVSYAETSRLTKETVRKISGDRHWYSFADLSAQSHVATAKVWTRNSYNMLSAMVEADYDGAYEGEIAYSRTIDRFLKLYAGGWFEREQEDGNWHERNVSMIGARYVLPLLIEADLRVDTKGHVRFALASEVQLTPRLSFEWSWDTDDEWETLLEYEINKRISLVGGHMSRFGAGGGLLVKF; encoded by the coding sequence ATGAAAAATATTTCAGCGCTGATTTTCACCAGCGCGATGTTGAGTTGGCTTCCCGCGAAGGCGGAAGTCGTTGAATATTCTATTGATATTGCAGAGAAGACTGTCAATTTTACCGGTAAGCCGGTCCAGGCCCTGACGGTGGGCGGCGGCATTCCCGGGCCAACCATTGAAGCCCGGGAAGGGGATACCCTCAGGGTCACCTTCCATAACAAAATGGACGTGGAAAGTTCTATCCACTGGCACGGGGTTCTGCTGCCCAACGATCAGGACGGCGTGCCGTATCTGACTACTCAGCCGATCGCTGCGCACAGCAGTTTTACCTATGAATATCCTGTCATTCACAGCGGCACCTACTGGTATCATTCCCACACCGGACTACAGGAACAGCGCGGCGTCTATGGCCCGATAGTTTTCCACCCGAAAGAGGAAAAATACCGGGTCGATCATGATCTGGTGATGGTGCTGTCCGACTGGACCGATGAAAATCCAAACCAGGTGATCCGCAACCTGAAACGCGACGGGGACTATTATGCCGTGAAGAAGGACAGCGTGCAGTCCTGGGACCGGGTGCTGGCCCATGGCTGGCAGGCGGTGAAAAACCGCCTCGACGGTTCCTGGAACCGCATGGGGCCCATGGATATTTCCGATGTGGGTTATGATCTGTTCCTGATCAATGGCAAGCCGGTTTCAGAGCATCACATCATGCCCGGTGAAAAGATCCGCCTCAGGGTCATCAACGCGGCGGCATCCAGCTATTTCAATGTGGAATTCGCCGGTGGCCCGATGACTGTGGTCGCTGCCGACGGGGTGGATGTCAAACCCTTCCAGGTCAAGCGGTTGCGCACAGCCATTGCGGAAACCTGGGATATGATTGTCGAAATTCCTGACCACGGGGCCTATGAATTCCGCGCCACCTCCGAGGACGGGACCGGATATGCTTCTGCTTATCTTGGACATGGCGAGAAGGTGGTAGCGCCCGAGGCACCAGCCCCTGATCCCTATGTCATGTCTCACGGCGATCATGGCGGCATGGAACATGAATCCATGAACCACAGTCAGATGGAACAAAAAGGCATGGACCATGGAGCCATGGGGCATGGGAATATGGACCATAGCCAGATGGACCACAGTCAAATGGGGCACGGCTCAATGATGATGAGCCAGCCGGCTGAACCTGTTGTCCCTTACATGACCGATTACAGCCGTCTCGAGGGACTTGAGGATACCAGCCTCAGGAATGCCGGTCCGTTGCGCGAAGTGAATTTGTTGCTGACGGGAAATATGGAGGACTATGTCTGGTCCTTTGACAACAAGGTCTTGTCTGCAGCGGACCAGATCCTGATCCGCAAGGGGGAAAGGGTCCGTTTTGTCCTCAAAAACGAAACCATGATGCATCATCCGATCCATCTGCATGGTCATTTTTTCAGGGTGCTGAACGGCAGGGGCGATCGCAGCCCCTTGAAACATACCGTCAATGTTCCGCCGATGGCGACGGTGATTATCGAGTTTGACGCCAATGAGGAAAAGGACTGGTTTTTTCATTGCCACAATCTCTACCACATGAAGGCCGGAATGGCCCGGGTCGTCAGTTACGCCGAAACAAGCCGGCTGACAAAAGAGACAGTGCGGAAAATTTCCGGGGATCGGCACTGGTACAGCTTTGCCGACCTGTCGGCCCAGAGTCATGTGGCGACGGCGAAAGTCTGGACCAGGAACAGTTACAATATGTTGTCCGCCATGGTCGAGGCGGATTATGACGGCGCTTATGAAGGCGAAATTGCCTATAGCAGGACCATTGACCGGTTTTTGAAACTTTACGCCGGCGGCTGGTTCGAGCGTGAACAGGAAGACGGGAACTGGCACGAGCGAAATGTGTCCATGATTGGGGCCCGCTATGTGTTGCCTCTGTTGATCGAAGCAGACCTGCGGGTTGATACAAAGGGGCATGTTCGGTTCGCGTTGGCAAGTGAAGTACAGCTTACACCCAGATTATCTTTTGAATGGTCCTGGGATACCGATGACGAGTGGGAAACCCTTCTTGAATATGAAATCAACAAGCGGATATCACTGGTCGGCGGTCACATGTCCCGTTTCGGTGCCGGCGGTGGTCTTCTGGTGAAATTCTAG
- a CDS encoding PepSY domain-containing protein has product MKKINYNFWLRRIHKWLGLIVGIQFLLWTLSGFIMSWFPIGEVRGNHLVSEEPAQTLSPSQDYVSPSVILAHFAGQDVSTLSLLLYRGHPVYQVGVGQDIFLFNALTGLDFRKIDKQDALNIAEERYAGQGKVRAVSWLEEPVGEISGVRLPLWRVDFDDDINSSLYISPDTAKIIRVRSDIWRRHDFFWMLHIMDYEERTDINNLLLVSAASVGLFIVLSGVILIFYAFGKRDFRWLLRGK; this is encoded by the coding sequence ATGAAAAAAATAAACTATAATTTCTGGCTGAGGCGTATCCACAAATGGCTCGGCCTGATTGTCGGGATCCAGTTTTTGCTCTGGACACTCAGCGGTTTCATCATGTCCTGGTTTCCAATCGGGGAGGTTCGCGGCAATCACCTTGTTTCTGAAGAACCTGCTCAGACCCTTTCTCCGTCGCAGGACTATGTTTCACCGTCGGTAATTCTGGCCCATTTCGCGGGGCAGGACGTCAGTACTCTTTCGCTGCTCCTCTATCGGGGACACCCGGTTTACCAGGTTGGGGTGGGACAGGATATATTCCTTTTTAATGCCCTGACCGGACTGGATTTTCGTAAAATCGACAAACAAGATGCGCTGAACATTGCTGAGGAGAGATATGCAGGGCAGGGAAAGGTGCGCGCTGTCTCCTGGCTTGAAGAGCCGGTCGGGGAAATCAGCGGTGTCCGGCTGCCGCTGTGGCGAGTGGATTTCGATGACGACATCAACAGCAGCCTGTATATTTCCCCAGATACTGCAAAAATCATTCGGGTCAGGTCAGATATCTGGCGCCGGCACGACTTCTTCTGGATGTTGCATATTATGGATTATGAAGAACGCACTGATATCAATAATCTGCTACTGGTAAGTGCCGCGTCTGTGGGGCTGTTTATTGTTCTGAGCGGTGTAATTCTTATTTTCTATGCGTTCGGAAAACGTGACTTCCGCTGGTTGCTGCGGGGAAAATAA
- a CDS encoding M28 family metallopeptidase — protein MKRYLFGIIMSLSLAACGGEDGKKQDVVDIDASRLKENIKILASDEFEGRAPSSVGEEKTINFLKKKFEEAGWKPGNGDSYFQELDMVEITASPDAVMTISQEAGDQTLEYGPGYMAWTKRVVGEVSVKDSDMVFVGYGIVAPEYGWNDYEGLDVKGKTVVILVNDPGYATQDPELFTGNAMTYYGRWTYKYEEAARQGAEAAIIIHETAPAAYPWEVVQGSWSGPLFSLETADGNMNRVKIEGWIPGATAEKVFAAAGLDYAAEKVAATKAEFKPVPLKAKMSLDMKNKVRHSKSHNVVAVLPGTERPDEYIIHMAHWDHLGKDESLEGDQIYNGALDNASGTAGLIELAHAYKNGAVKPKRSIMLMAVTAEEQGLLGSQYYGQRPLVPLDKTVAAINMDVLNYLGPTRDVTVVGYGNSDLDDYVVAAAEKVGRVVRPDPTPERGYYYRSDHFSLGKVGVPALYLDSGVDSIAHGEEWFLKQAEEYTAKNYHKPSDEYSEDWDMSGAVADLTLIYEIGLRLAGEKTFPNWREGTEFRAMRDAMMK, from the coding sequence ATGAAAAGATATCTGTTCGGGATCATAATGTCACTGTCTTTGGCCGCCTGCGGCGGCGAGGACGGCAAGAAACAGGATGTGGTCGATATCGACGCGTCCCGCCTCAAGGAAAATATCAAGATACTGGCCTCTGACGAATTTGAAGGCCGGGCGCCGTCTTCTGTCGGAGAAGAGAAAACCATCAATTTCCTGAAAAAGAAATTTGAGGAAGCAGGCTGGAAGCCCGGCAATGGCGACAGCTATTTCCAGGAACTCGACATGGTGGAAATCACTGCATCTCCCGATGCGGTCATGACCATCTCCCAGGAGGCGGGGGACCAGACACTTGAGTATGGTCCGGGATATATGGCCTGGACCAAACGGGTTGTTGGCGAAGTTTCCGTAAAAGATTCCGACATGGTGTTTGTCGGTTACGGCATTGTTGCCCCGGAATATGGCTGGAACGATTATGAAGGCCTGGATGTCAAGGGCAAAACCGTGGTCATCCTGGTCAATGACCCGGGCTATGCCACCCAGGATCCGGAGCTGTTTACCGGCAATGCCATGACCTATTACGGGCGCTGGACCTACAAGTATGAGGAAGCCGCGCGCCAGGGCGCTGAAGCGGCAATCATTATTCACGAGACCGCCCCGGCGGCCTATCCCTGGGAAGTGGTGCAGGGCAGCTGGTCCGGCCCGCTGTTCTCGCTGGAAACTGCCGACGGCAATATGAACCGGGTGAAAATTGAAGGCTGGATCCCGGGGGCAACGGCAGAAAAGGTCTTTGCCGCCGCCGGGCTTGACTATGCCGCTGAGAAGGTAGCGGCAACAAAGGCGGAGTTCAAACCCGTCCCCCTCAAGGCCAAAATGTCCCTGGACATGAAAAACAAGGTCCGCCATTCCAAATCCCACAATGTGGTGGCGGTTCTGCCGGGCACCGAGCGGCCTGACGAATATATCATCCACATGGCGCACTGGGATCATCTGGGCAAGGATGAGAGTCTGGAAGGCGACCAGATTTACAATGGCGCCCTGGACAATGCTTCCGGCACAGCGGGACTGATTGAACTGGCCCATGCCTACAAGAATGGTGCGGTAAAGCCGAAACGGTCGATCATGCTGATGGCGGTGACGGCGGAAGAGCAGGGGCTGCTGGGCTCGCAATATTATGGCCAGCGTCCCCTTGTGCCACTCGACAAGACGGTGGCAGCCATCAATATGGATGTGCTGAACTATCTGGGCCCGACCCGGGATGTGACTGTGGTGGGCTATGGCAATTCGGACCTTGACGACTATGTTGTCGCGGCGGCTGAGAAGGTTGGCCGGGTTGTGCGCCCGGATCCGACGCCGGAACGGGGCTATTATTATCGCTCGGATCATTTCAGCCTCGGCAAGGTTGGCGTGCCGGCCCTTTATCTTGATAGCGGGGTGGATTCCATCGCCCATGGCGAGGAATGGTTCCTCAAGCAGGCGGAAGAATATACCGCCAAGAATTATCACAAGCCGTCTGACGAATATTCCGAGGACTGGGATATGTCCGGTGCGGTGGCCGACCTGACGCTGATCTATGAAATCGGTCTCCGGCTTGCCGGCGAAAAAACTTTCCCCAACTGGCGGGAAGGGACCGAATTCCGCGCCATGCGCGATGCCATGATGAAATAA
- a CDS encoding NAD(P)/FAD-dependent oxidoreductase, with protein MDIFEVDTVVIGAGVVGLACARALARAGHEVYLLEKENTFGTGISSRNSEVIHAGLYYPPDSLKAELCVRGNRMMRQFCDDFHVDYRMPGKLVVATTEEEIAKLEIIKANAEQCEVTDLTILNRQECRVLEPELEVLAALHSPSSGIVDSHGLMLALLGDAEAHGTVAAYGAEMTGISTAAGGGFIVSRDDPSGDRIEILCQYLVNAAGLGATRLASTFRELDPQTIPRTWFAKGNYFSYAGKLPFRHLIYPVPTKGSLGTHLTPDLGGQGKFGPDIQWVTEENYDVDESRKPLFVNSIRKYWPGLDENRLQPAYSGIRPKVVAPDIASQDFIIQGPRDHGLQGFVNLMGIESPGLTSSLAIAEKVVAKIGD; from the coding sequence ATGGATATTTTCGAGGTTGATACCGTTGTCATCGGTGCCGGTGTGGTGGGACTTGCCTGTGCCAGGGCGCTGGCCCGCGCCGGACATGAGGTCTATCTGCTGGAGAAGGAAAACACCTTCGGCACCGGCATCAGCTCCCGAAACAGCGAAGTCATTCATGCCGGCCTATACTATCCCCCGGACAGCCTCAAGGCGGAACTATGTGTGCGCGGCAACAGGATGATGCGCCAGTTTTGCGACGACTTTCATGTGGACTACCGCATGCCGGGCAAGCTGGTGGTCGCGACAACGGAAGAGGAAATCGCCAAACTCGAAATCATCAAGGCCAACGCCGAACAGTGCGAGGTTACTGACCTGACAATTTTAAACAGGCAGGAATGCCGTGTGCTCGAACCGGAGCTGGAGGTGTTGGCCGCGCTCCATTCCCCCTCCAGCGGCATCGTCGACAGCCACGGACTGATGCTGGCCCTGCTCGGTGATGCGGAGGCTCATGGCACGGTTGCGGCCTACGGGGCGGAAATGACGGGAATATCCACCGCAGCCGGTGGCGGTTTTATCGTCAGTCGGGACGATCCTTCCGGCGACAGGATTGAAATCCTCTGCCAATACCTGGTCAATGCCGCCGGACTGGGGGCGACCCGGCTAGCCTCAACATTCCGGGAACTCGACCCGCAAACCATCCCGCGCACCTGGTTCGCCAAGGGCAACTATTTTTCCTATGCCGGGAAACTGCCGTTCCGGCATTTGATCTATCCGGTGCCGACAAAAGGCAGCCTCGGCACCCACCTGACCCCGGACCTGGGTGGACAGGGCAAATTCGGCCCCGATATTCAATGGGTTACGGAGGAAAATTACGATGTGGATGAAAGCCGTAAGCCGCTGTTTGTGAACTCAATCCGCAAATACTGGCCGGGCCTGGATGAAAACCGGCTGCAGCCTGCCTACAGCGGCATCCGCCCCAAGGTGGTCGCGCCGGACATCGCCAGCCAGGATTTCATTATCCAGGGTCCACGGGATCACGGCCTCCAGGGCTTTGTCAACCTGATGGGAATTGAATCCCCGGGCCTGACCAGTTCCCTGGCCATTGCCGAAAAAGTTGTGGCAAAGATAGGGGATTAG
- a CDS encoding GntR family transcriptional regulator has protein sequence MSKKTAVDNIYEILKERIIAGQYPAETRLRQDALAKDLGTSRIPVREALFLLEGDGLVEFQPHRGAVVKPLSVDEVRELFRLRAMLECDMLEHAIPNMTDKDIEDAEDALAVYDKAVDSGVNTASWSELNWKFHWTLYSPGNTPITMALCRSLHDNTDRYQRLQISMEGQAEKGREEHADILQACRDRDVEKATRLMAEHILTVGDIVTDFISANQDGATKGD, from the coding sequence TTGTCCAAAAAGACTGCGGTAGACAATATTTATGAAATCCTGAAGGAACGGATTATCGCCGGGCAGTATCCGGCCGAGACACGTTTGCGTCAGGATGCGCTGGCCAAGGACCTGGGGACAAGTCGTATTCCCGTTCGCGAGGCGTTGTTTCTTCTGGAAGGCGATGGCCTGGTCGAATTTCAGCCTCACCGGGGGGCGGTAGTAAAACCTCTGAGCGTTGACGAAGTCCGTGAATTGTTCCGTCTCCGCGCCATGCTTGAATGCGATATGCTGGAACATGCCATTCCCAATATGACCGACAAGGACATCGAGGATGCTGAAGACGCCCTGGCCGTATATGACAAGGCTGTGGACTCCGGTGTGAACACCGCCAGCTGGTCCGAGCTCAACTGGAAATTCCACTGGACACTGTACAGCCCGGGCAATACGCCGATCACCATGGCGCTCTGCCGTTCCCTGCATGACAATACGGATCGCTACCAGCGACTGCAGATTTCCATGGAAGGGCAGGCGGAAAAGGGGCGTGAGGAACATGCCGACATCCTGCAGGCCTGCCGCGACCGGGACGTAGAAAAAGCAACCCGCCTCATGGCCGAGCATATCCTGACGGTCGGAGATATTGTTACCGACTTTATTTCCGCCAACCAGGACGGGGCGACTAAAGGGGACTAA